One part of the Andrena cerasifolii isolate SP2316 chromosome 4, iyAndCera1_principal, whole genome shotgun sequence genome encodes these proteins:
- the LOC143368149 gene encoding uncharacterized protein LOC143368149 isoform X3, with protein MVSPCLSLVAAGVASGICFLIFSNVLRGKPGDPKQGGKQIPVDENRCACCLKPFFLSRGVRCNDCGARSCRKGCSRWDTTDNAWHCLFCRQQRYWLNKTRLATSTGLIDEKDLHRHFNTAKSRVYVAGVENAAASSGVASAGEKEEANTMETIRDFVEKLVEGLIGNVDDAPINRLYDHPAYDKLLEKNILPLTDALTRLAMALQLSVTNKSSTDSPTMAHTALRDIVERAVEEARKLPGLGGSCSETGRPQEARDIAEHSYEDLLATAILNKVIEKYQKEQVDGNSNVLNGKPVPAAKCALSESEIGFDEGVEEGCSSLEPLSQDECGSECSASCSRHHRNHAEPLSLTIEERIEEVTTTYASDEYPRDNDVLAIRNAHRVPFPELGMDIIDPSQESSEDSQDEPGTLTPHIGLISPIESWEENWLFQKKRVQTQADPVAMLVPNPSADFKALIGDKDAEDTSDLSECSSAQSDEEIEKELMEAIINVVPRSPKESQFENGLDSCLEASGDVSMKGNHAEALSNNACAVNQKADGSENTGARVPMRPCNEQNKSEGYSEGIDRVRRAEVREEDIEQKVKVNEAKEVEKPSSPDCIMDTEGNSVKADTKQEKPAAEWISVISNEVKMIELERRVAHEKSEEDAAGNATNVEDPTNAYQLGELEDTVQNNSSNSNESARSPTAPLLERNASNVPKTPTSTPTGISMAEANLESENDAEVTTLRDERVLSSLECAKMKLMAVDRDAAEPIKDDAKCIQLRADFHAEDIQQESEYTEHYDIATQRHLDSLTKTDTSVVENGTTDDENVESKCRAAVALVDPESASQLSLRNRKSEEEIQLATPPRPGTIAEREHKKWENAAPIENNPYSEENIQKRLWERQYSRRSSDIPGIHAELPKSNGADLEVVLAHQEPDIKRFGRDYYINDSRASSNEKGRRSAASTSSRPSSSLSQRSSSTGADQEHQVSYQLEKFEAASLRGSLSRRTYRDPYSSPHFAINPLLRMDLDDSEPTRPTERSNDRVESDDAPGGRPLSVERRMIAGKAKLPTRIAEDGRETAGSGGTMDRNSASERSIAQGGSSNESLRVNDDFAPMLPENSCFALNGSAEKVAYNPLYIAEENITAVADRCNPDGDSGMYSIDPRDVEDSKEQDQDCYKRLWVDEWDRNAKENQILSANGRRYWSFDGYKYHTFGGIKNIGIRPVEDSDEENSKPGTPDESSSFDLADFAKLKFQTFGGIKGNRKIDGKGIPTYRKVKLRSSSRGSKSKSSRHSLNESILQNENGVSDTENEGKDTVYENFDSRAGRKADRQVENSKRFQSRQAPRHTRPSSYRSSSDDDWQDEVLGAQDKMMSKFIKDASRKARLRPRSEDSVYFLNTSRRKVFDDGPKKLGSQSKLRTSDDNESLKLEPPIEPEVVERTFETLRDLRVNGRKKKQKCCEHRSSKKLGVRSLSDVTIW; from the exons GAGTGGAAAATGCAGCAGCCAGTTCAGGAGTGGCTTCGGCCGGCGAGAAAGAAGAGGCGAACACGATGGAAACGATTCGAGACTTCGTTGAGAAGCTAGTGGAGGGTTTAATCGGCAACGTGGATGACGCCCCGATCAATCGACTGTACGATCACCCAGCAT ATGACAagcttttggaaaaaaatattttacccctGACCGATGCGCTCACACGTTTGGCCATGGCTCTGCAATTGTCCGTGACAA ACAAATCCAGCACAGACTCGCCGACGATGGCGCACACGGCGCTCCGTGACATCGTCGAGCGCGCCGTGGAGGAGGCAAGGAAGCTGCCGGGCCTCGGCGGAAGCTGCAGCGAGACCGGGAGGCCCCAGGAAGCGAGGGACATCGCGGAGCACAGCTACGAGGACCTGCTGGCCACCGCGATACTTAACAAG GTCATCGAGAAATACCAAAAGGAACAGGTGGACGGTAATAGCAACGTTCTGAACGGGAAACCGGTGCCGGCGGCCAAGTGCGCGTTGA GCGAAAGCGAGATCGGCTTCGACGAGGGAGTCGAGGAAGGCTGCAGCAGCTTGGAGCCTCTGTCACAGGACGAATGCGGCAGCGAATGCAGCGCGTCCTGCTCCAGACACCATCGAAATCACGCAGAGCCGTTATCCTTAACG ATAGAGGAACGAATAGAGGAAGTGACCACAACGTACGCGTCCGACGAGTACCCCAGAGATAACGATGTGTTGGCCATTAGGAATGCTCATCGAGTGCCATTTCCTGAACTTGGAATGGACATCATCGATC CTTCGCAGGAATCATCGGAGGACAGCCAGGACGAGCCAGGCACACTAACGCCTCACATAGGCCTGATCTCCCCCATTGAGTCATGGGAAGAGAACTGGCTGTTCCAGAAGAAGAGGGTCCAGACCCAGGCCGACCCCGTGGCCATGTTGGTACCGAACCCCAGCGCCGACTTCAAGGCTCTGATAGGCGACAAAGACGCAGAGGACACGTCTGACCTATCCGAGTGCTCCTCGGCGCAATCCGACGAGGAAATCGAGAAGGAACTGATGGAGGCCATAATCAACGTCGTCCCCCGGTCTCCGAAGGAATCGCAATTCGAGAATGGCTTAGACAGCTGTTTGGAAGCGTCCGGCGACGTTTCGATGAAGGGAAACCACGCAGAAGCACTTTCCAATAATGCATGCGCGGTCAATCAGAAAGCTGACGGCTCGGAAAATACCGGCGCTCGGGTTCCCATGCGCCCGTGCAACGAGCAGAATAAAAGCGAAGGATACAGCGAAGGAATCGATCGGGTGCGTCGGGCGGAGGTGCGAGAGGAGGATATTGAGCAGAAAGTAAAAGTCAATGAAGCCAAAGAAGTTGAAAAACCGAGCAGCCCCGACTGTATAATGGACACTGAAGGAAACTCAGTGAAAGCTGATACAAAGCAAGAGAAACCAGCTGCAGAGTGGATAAGTGTAATCAGCAACGAGGTAAAAATGATTGAACTGGAACGTCGAGTGGCTCACGAGAAATCTGAAGAGGACGCTGCAGGAAATGCGACGAATGTGGAGGATCCGACGAACGCGTATCAACTAGGAGAGCTGGAGGATACTGTTCAGAATAATTCATCGAATTCCAACGAGTCGGCGAGATCGCCAACGGCCCCTCTGTTGGAAAGAAATGCTTCGAATGTGCCAAAGACGCCCACCTCGACGCCGACGGGGATTTCCATGGCGGAAGCCAATCTCGAAAGTGAGAATGACGCGGAAGTCACCACTCTGAGGGATGAGCGTGTTCTCAGCTCACTGGAATGCGCCAAGATGAAGCTGATGGCCGTCGATCGTGACGCTGCAGAACCGATCAAGGATGACGCCAAGTGTATTCAGCTCAGGGCTGACTTTCATG CTGAAGATATTCAGCAAGAAAGCGAGTACACCGAGCATTACGACATCGCCACCCAGAGGCACTTGGACAGTCTGACGAAGACTGATACTTCTGTCGTGGAAAATGGCACGACTGATGACGAGAACGTGGAAAG CAAGTGCCGAGCGGCCGTGGCGCTCGTCGACCCTGAATCAGCCTCCCAGCTGTCCCTGCGGAACAGGAAATCGGAGGAAGAGATTCAGCTGGCCACACCTCCGAGACCAG GCACGATCGCCGAGCGCGAGCACAAGAAGTGGGAGAATGCCGCGCCGATCGAGAACAACCCCTACAGCGAGGAGAACATCCAGAAGAGGCTGTGGGAGAGGCAGTACTCCAGAAGATCGTCCGACATTCCTGG AATTCACGCCGAATTGCCGAAGAGCAACGGGGCGGATTTGGAAGTGGTTCTGGCCCACCAAGAACCGGACATCAAAAG GTTCGGCAGGGACTACTACATCAACGATTCACGAGCGTCGAGCAACGAGAAGGGACGAAGGTCGGCAGCGTCCACCTCCAGCAGACCGAGCAGCTCGTTGTCCCAACGATCGAGCTCGACAGGCGCTGACCAGGAACATCAGGTGAGTTACCAACTCGAAAAATTCGAGGCGGCCTCCCTGCGCGGCAGCCTTTCTAGACGGACCTATCGCGATCCGTACTCCAGTCCTCACTTCGCGATCAACCCTCTTCTGCGCATGGATCTCGATGATAGCGAGCCAACCAGGCCTACCGAACGGTCTAACGATCGCGTCGAAAGCGACGACGCCCCTGGCGGGAGGCCATTGTCCGTGGAACGTCGCATGATCGCTGGGAAGGCGAAGCTTCCGACAAGAATCGCGGAAGACGGAAGAGAAACGGCAGGAAGTGGAGGAACGATGGATAGAAACAGTGCGAGTGAACGTTCCATCGCTCAGGGGGGATCTTCTAACGAATCTCTGCGAGTTAACGATGATTTCGCGCCCATGCTGCCAGAAAACAGTTGCTTCGCATTGAACGGCTCCGCTGAGAAGGTGGCTTACAATCCGCTTTACATCGCCGAGGAGAATATAACCGCTGTAGCGGATAGATGCAATCCAGATGGCGATTCAGGAATGTATTCCATCGACCCGCGCGATGTGGAAGATAGCAAGGAGCAAGATCAGGATTGTTATAAGAGGCTTTGGGTCGACGAGTGGGACAGGAATGCGAAAGAGAATCAGATTCTCTCGGCTAACGGGAGGAGATACTGGAGCTTCGATGGCTACAAGTATCACACGTTCGGGGGGATAAAGAATATCGGTATCAGACCCGTGGAAGACTCCGACGAGGAGAACTCAAAGCCAGGAACGCCTGATGAATCCTCGAGTTTCGACCTCGCAGATTTCGCTAAGTTGAAGTTTCAGACGTTCGGGGGCATAAAGGGGAACAGGAAGATCGACGGGAAGGGAATACCCACTTACAGAAAGGTCAAACTGAGATCTTCATCGAGAGGTAGCAAAAGCAAAAGTTCAAGACACTCTTTGAACGAATCCATTCTACAAAATGAGAACGGAGTAAGTGATACAGAAAATGAAGGAAAGGACACTGTGTACGAGAATTTCGATTCACGAGCTGGTAGAAAAGCTGATAGGCAAGTAGAGAATTCTAAAAGGTTCCAAAGTAGACAAGCTCCGAGGCACACGCGGCCCTCATCTTATCGGTCATCCTCCGATGACGACTGGCAAGACGAAGTCCTCGGTGCTCAAGACAAAATGATGTCGAAATTCATCAAGGATGCCTCCAGGAAGGCGAGATTACGCCCTCGCTCGGAGGATTCCGTGTATTTCCTGAACACATCCAGGAGAAAAGTGTTCGACGACGGTCCTAAGAAACTCGGATCGCAAAGCAAGCTTCGCACCTCCGACGACAATGAAAGTTTGAAGCTGGAGCCGCCTATAGAGCCAGAGGTCGTCGAGAGAACTTTCGAGACTTTGCGGGACCTTCGAGTCAATGGCAGGAAGAAGAAACAGAAATGCTGCGAGCACAGGTCGAGCAAAAAGCTGGGAGTGAGAAGTCTGAGCGACGTGACGATATGGTGA
- the LOC143368149 gene encoding uncharacterized protein LOC143368149 isoform X1: MVSPCLSLVAAGVASGICFLIFSNVLRGKPGDPKQGGKQIPVDENRCACCLKPFFLSRGVRCNDCGARSCRKGCSRWDTTDNAWHCLFCRQQRYWLNKTRLATSTGLIDEKDLHRHFNTAKSRVYVAGVENAAASSGVASAGEKEEANTMETIRDFVEKLVEGLIGNVDDAPINRLYDHPACKLKYDKLLEKNILPLTDALTRLAMALQLSVTNKSSTDSPTMAHTALRDIVERAVEEARKLPGLGGSCSETGRPQEARDIAEHSYEDLLATAILNKVIEKYQKEQVDGNSNVLNGKPVPAAKCALSESEIGFDEGVEEGCSSLEPLSQDECGSECSASCSRHHRNHAEPLSLTIEERIEEVTTTYASDEYPRDNDVLAIRNAHRVPFPELGMDIIDPSQESSEDSQDEPGTLTPHIGLISPIESWEENWLFQKKRVQTQADPVAMLVPNPSADFKALIGDKDAEDTSDLSECSSAQSDEEIEKELMEAIINVVPRSPKESQFENGLDSCLEASGDVSMKGNHAEALSNNACAVNQKADGSENTGARVPMRPCNEQNKSEGYSEGIDRVRRAEVREEDIEQKVKVNEAKEVEKPSSPDCIMDTEGNSVKADTKQEKPAAEWISVISNEVKMIELERRVAHEKSEEDAAGNATNVEDPTNAYQLGELEDTVQNNSSNSNESARSPTAPLLERNASNVPKTPTSTPTGISMAEANLESENDAEVTTLRDERVLSSLECAKMKLMAVDRDAAEPIKDDAKCIQLRADFHAEDIQQESEYTEHYDIATQRHLDSLTKTDTSVVENGTTDDENVESKCRAAVALVDPESASQLSLRNRKSEEEIQLATPPRPGTIAEREHKKWENAAPIENNPYSEENIQKRLWERQYSRRSSDIPGIHAELPKSNGADLEVVLAHQEPDIKRFGRDYYINDSRASSNEKGRRSAASTSSRPSSSLSQRSSSTGADQEHQVSYQLEKFEAASLRGSLSRRTYRDPYSSPHFAINPLLRMDLDDSEPTRPTERSNDRVESDDAPGGRPLSVERRMIAGKAKLPTRIAEDGRETAGSGGTMDRNSASERSIAQGGSSNESLRVNDDFAPMLPENSCFALNGSAEKVAYNPLYIAEENITAVADRCNPDGDSGMYSIDPRDVEDSKEQDQDCYKRLWVDEWDRNAKENQILSANGRRYWSFDGYKYHTFGGIKNIGIRPVEDSDEENSKPGTPDESSSFDLADFAKLKFQTFGGIKGNRKIDGKGIPTYRKVKLRSSSRGSKSKSSRHSLNESILQNENGVSDTENEGKDTVYENFDSRAGRKADRQVENSKRFQSRQAPRHTRPSSYRSSSDDDWQDEVLGAQDKMMSKFIKDASRKARLRPRSEDSVYFLNTSRRKVFDDGPKKLGSQSKLRTSDDNESLKLEPPIEPEVVERTFETLRDLRVNGRKKKQKCCEHRSSKKLGVRSLSDVTIW, translated from the exons GAGTGGAAAATGCAGCAGCCAGTTCAGGAGTGGCTTCGGCCGGCGAGAAAGAAGAGGCGAACACGATGGAAACGATTCGAGACTTCGTTGAGAAGCTAGTGGAGGGTTTAATCGGCAACGTGGATGACGCCCCGATCAATCGACTGTACGATCACCCAGCATGTAAGTTAAAAT ATGACAagcttttggaaaaaaatattttacccctGACCGATGCGCTCACACGTTTGGCCATGGCTCTGCAATTGTCCGTGACAA ACAAATCCAGCACAGACTCGCCGACGATGGCGCACACGGCGCTCCGTGACATCGTCGAGCGCGCCGTGGAGGAGGCAAGGAAGCTGCCGGGCCTCGGCGGAAGCTGCAGCGAGACCGGGAGGCCCCAGGAAGCGAGGGACATCGCGGAGCACAGCTACGAGGACCTGCTGGCCACCGCGATACTTAACAAG GTCATCGAGAAATACCAAAAGGAACAGGTGGACGGTAATAGCAACGTTCTGAACGGGAAACCGGTGCCGGCGGCCAAGTGCGCGTTGA GCGAAAGCGAGATCGGCTTCGACGAGGGAGTCGAGGAAGGCTGCAGCAGCTTGGAGCCTCTGTCACAGGACGAATGCGGCAGCGAATGCAGCGCGTCCTGCTCCAGACACCATCGAAATCACGCAGAGCCGTTATCCTTAACG ATAGAGGAACGAATAGAGGAAGTGACCACAACGTACGCGTCCGACGAGTACCCCAGAGATAACGATGTGTTGGCCATTAGGAATGCTCATCGAGTGCCATTTCCTGAACTTGGAATGGACATCATCGATC CTTCGCAGGAATCATCGGAGGACAGCCAGGACGAGCCAGGCACACTAACGCCTCACATAGGCCTGATCTCCCCCATTGAGTCATGGGAAGAGAACTGGCTGTTCCAGAAGAAGAGGGTCCAGACCCAGGCCGACCCCGTGGCCATGTTGGTACCGAACCCCAGCGCCGACTTCAAGGCTCTGATAGGCGACAAAGACGCAGAGGACACGTCTGACCTATCCGAGTGCTCCTCGGCGCAATCCGACGAGGAAATCGAGAAGGAACTGATGGAGGCCATAATCAACGTCGTCCCCCGGTCTCCGAAGGAATCGCAATTCGAGAATGGCTTAGACAGCTGTTTGGAAGCGTCCGGCGACGTTTCGATGAAGGGAAACCACGCAGAAGCACTTTCCAATAATGCATGCGCGGTCAATCAGAAAGCTGACGGCTCGGAAAATACCGGCGCTCGGGTTCCCATGCGCCCGTGCAACGAGCAGAATAAAAGCGAAGGATACAGCGAAGGAATCGATCGGGTGCGTCGGGCGGAGGTGCGAGAGGAGGATATTGAGCAGAAAGTAAAAGTCAATGAAGCCAAAGAAGTTGAAAAACCGAGCAGCCCCGACTGTATAATGGACACTGAAGGAAACTCAGTGAAAGCTGATACAAAGCAAGAGAAACCAGCTGCAGAGTGGATAAGTGTAATCAGCAACGAGGTAAAAATGATTGAACTGGAACGTCGAGTGGCTCACGAGAAATCTGAAGAGGACGCTGCAGGAAATGCGACGAATGTGGAGGATCCGACGAACGCGTATCAACTAGGAGAGCTGGAGGATACTGTTCAGAATAATTCATCGAATTCCAACGAGTCGGCGAGATCGCCAACGGCCCCTCTGTTGGAAAGAAATGCTTCGAATGTGCCAAAGACGCCCACCTCGACGCCGACGGGGATTTCCATGGCGGAAGCCAATCTCGAAAGTGAGAATGACGCGGAAGTCACCACTCTGAGGGATGAGCGTGTTCTCAGCTCACTGGAATGCGCCAAGATGAAGCTGATGGCCGTCGATCGTGACGCTGCAGAACCGATCAAGGATGACGCCAAGTGTATTCAGCTCAGGGCTGACTTTCATG CTGAAGATATTCAGCAAGAAAGCGAGTACACCGAGCATTACGACATCGCCACCCAGAGGCACTTGGACAGTCTGACGAAGACTGATACTTCTGTCGTGGAAAATGGCACGACTGATGACGAGAACGTGGAAAG CAAGTGCCGAGCGGCCGTGGCGCTCGTCGACCCTGAATCAGCCTCCCAGCTGTCCCTGCGGAACAGGAAATCGGAGGAAGAGATTCAGCTGGCCACACCTCCGAGACCAG GCACGATCGCCGAGCGCGAGCACAAGAAGTGGGAGAATGCCGCGCCGATCGAGAACAACCCCTACAGCGAGGAGAACATCCAGAAGAGGCTGTGGGAGAGGCAGTACTCCAGAAGATCGTCCGACATTCCTGG AATTCACGCCGAATTGCCGAAGAGCAACGGGGCGGATTTGGAAGTGGTTCTGGCCCACCAAGAACCGGACATCAAAAG GTTCGGCAGGGACTACTACATCAACGATTCACGAGCGTCGAGCAACGAGAAGGGACGAAGGTCGGCAGCGTCCACCTCCAGCAGACCGAGCAGCTCGTTGTCCCAACGATCGAGCTCGACAGGCGCTGACCAGGAACATCAGGTGAGTTACCAACTCGAAAAATTCGAGGCGGCCTCCCTGCGCGGCAGCCTTTCTAGACGGACCTATCGCGATCCGTACTCCAGTCCTCACTTCGCGATCAACCCTCTTCTGCGCATGGATCTCGATGATAGCGAGCCAACCAGGCCTACCGAACGGTCTAACGATCGCGTCGAAAGCGACGACGCCCCTGGCGGGAGGCCATTGTCCGTGGAACGTCGCATGATCGCTGGGAAGGCGAAGCTTCCGACAAGAATCGCGGAAGACGGAAGAGAAACGGCAGGAAGTGGAGGAACGATGGATAGAAACAGTGCGAGTGAACGTTCCATCGCTCAGGGGGGATCTTCTAACGAATCTCTGCGAGTTAACGATGATTTCGCGCCCATGCTGCCAGAAAACAGTTGCTTCGCATTGAACGGCTCCGCTGAGAAGGTGGCTTACAATCCGCTTTACATCGCCGAGGAGAATATAACCGCTGTAGCGGATAGATGCAATCCAGATGGCGATTCAGGAATGTATTCCATCGACCCGCGCGATGTGGAAGATAGCAAGGAGCAAGATCAGGATTGTTATAAGAGGCTTTGGGTCGACGAGTGGGACAGGAATGCGAAAGAGAATCAGATTCTCTCGGCTAACGGGAGGAGATACTGGAGCTTCGATGGCTACAAGTATCACACGTTCGGGGGGATAAAGAATATCGGTATCAGACCCGTGGAAGACTCCGACGAGGAGAACTCAAAGCCAGGAACGCCTGATGAATCCTCGAGTTTCGACCTCGCAGATTTCGCTAAGTTGAAGTTTCAGACGTTCGGGGGCATAAAGGGGAACAGGAAGATCGACGGGAAGGGAATACCCACTTACAGAAAGGTCAAACTGAGATCTTCATCGAGAGGTAGCAAAAGCAAAAGTTCAAGACACTCTTTGAACGAATCCATTCTACAAAATGAGAACGGAGTAAGTGATACAGAAAATGAAGGAAAGGACACTGTGTACGAGAATTTCGATTCACGAGCTGGTAGAAAAGCTGATAGGCAAGTAGAGAATTCTAAAAGGTTCCAAAGTAGACAAGCTCCGAGGCACACGCGGCCCTCATCTTATCGGTCATCCTCCGATGACGACTGGCAAGACGAAGTCCTCGGTGCTCAAGACAAAATGATGTCGAAATTCATCAAGGATGCCTCCAGGAAGGCGAGATTACGCCCTCGCTCGGAGGATTCCGTGTATTTCCTGAACACATCCAGGAGAAAAGTGTTCGACGACGGTCCTAAGAAACTCGGATCGCAAAGCAAGCTTCGCACCTCCGACGACAATGAAAGTTTGAAGCTGGAGCCGCCTATAGAGCCAGAGGTCGTCGAGAGAACTTTCGAGACTTTGCGGGACCTTCGAGTCAATGGCAGGAAGAAGAAACAGAAATGCTGCGAGCACAGGTCGAGCAAAAAGCTGGGAGTGAGAAGTCTGAGCGACGTGACGATATGGTGA